A portion of the Bulleidia sp. zg-1006 genome contains these proteins:
- the rpmE gene encoding 50S ribosomal protein L31 — protein MKQGIHPEYHKVKVVCSSCGTEFETGSTAKELKADTCSNCHPFYTGRQRFAQAQGRIEKFNRKYGIKEGE, from the coding sequence ATGAAACAAGGAATTCATCCGGAATACCATAAAGTTAAAGTTGTTTGTTCAAGTTGCGGTACAGAATTTGAAACAGGTTCTACAGCTAAGGAATTAAAAGCTGACACATGTTCAAACTGTCACCCATTCTATACAGGTAGACAACGATTCGCTCAAGCTCAAGGACGTATTGAGAAGTTTAATCGTAAATACGGCATTAAGGAAGGCGAATAA
- a CDS encoding HAD family phosphatase has translation MIKAVLFDMDGILFDSEDFYMQGTIAQMKSWGYNGPIEKIYAIIGTSMEGTCDILYQLLDGKKPKEDIAKENYIYFTQTNPLKARDIMFQDVPKALETLKNEGIQMAVCSSSPYETVMYMIKEMGIQSYFNYIESGEHLAHFKPAPDIYLDALKQLNVKVEEAIVYEDSQIGIQAGKNAGMITIAREDLRYGQDQSQADFCVKNISELVKWIEGVNHGESH, from the coding sequence ATGATAAAAGCAGTTTTATTTGATATGGATGGAATTCTCTTTGATTCAGAGGATTTTTATATGCAAGGAACCATTGCCCAAATGAAATCTTGGGGATACAATGGTCCAATTGAAAAAATATACGCGATTATTGGAACTTCTATGGAGGGAACCTGTGATATTCTTTACCAACTTTTAGATGGAAAGAAACCAAAAGAAGATATTGCCAAAGAAAATTATATTTATTTCACCCAAACCAATCCGCTTAAAGCAAGGGATATTATGTTTCAAGATGTGCCAAAAGCGTTAGAAACTTTAAAGAATGAGGGTATTCAAATGGCGGTTTGTTCTTCATCGCCTTATGAAACGGTGATGTATATGATTAAAGAAATGGGTATTCAGTCTTATTTCAATTACATTGAATCCGGTGAACATTTAGCCCATTTTAAACCGGCTCCGGACATTTATTTAGATGCTTTAAAGCAGTTAAATGTGAAAGTGGAAGAAGCGATTGTCTATGAAGATAGTCAAATTGGTATCCAAGCGGGTAAGAATGCAGGCATGATAACGATTGCAAGAGAAGATTTGCGTTATGGGCAAGACCAAAGCCAAGCGGATTTTTGTGTGAAGAATATCAGTGAATTAGTGAAGTGGATAGAGGGGGTTAATCATGGAGAGAGTCATTAA
- a CDS encoding UDP-N-acetylglucosamine 1-carboxyvinyltransferase: MERVIKIRGGRTLSGEVSISGAKNATVALIPAAILASGPVTIVGVPQIADVQNLTKILQLLHVEVHQVAKDHLIIDPGHMQDMDLVDEAVTKLRASYYFMGALLGKYGHVKMKMPGGCDLGPRPIDLHLKGFEALGAKVTYERGCYVIDADELVGTDIFLDFASVGATINIMMAAVYAKGRTTIENAAKEPEIIDVATLLNNMGAKVRGAGTDVITIDGVSTMYGCIHEIIPDRIEAGTFLIMAAACGKDVTISNVIPTHLEALTSKLRDMGVPLKIEIDKIIVGESHSLKTTDITTRIYPGFPTDLQQPLTALLTQADGDSRVEETIYKERFKHCEELNNMGANIEVGTGEAMIHGPTPLFGAKVVATDLRCGAAMLVAGLIANGVTEIHDIYHIERGYSEIDQKLIALGAEIWREEVE, translated from the coding sequence ATGGAGAGAGTCATTAAAATTCGAGGTGGGAGAACATTAAGTGGAGAAGTTTCTATATCAGGAGCGAAGAATGCGACTGTCGCTTTAATCCCAGCCGCCATTTTAGCTTCTGGTCCAGTTACAATTGTTGGTGTTCCACAAATTGCAGACGTACAAAATTTAACGAAAATTTTACAACTATTGCATGTTGAGGTACATCAGGTTGCTAAAGATCATCTCATCATCGATCCAGGTCATATGCAAGATATGGATTTGGTGGATGAAGCCGTTACGAAATTAAGAGCCTCCTATTATTTCATGGGTGCTTTGCTAGGTAAGTATGGTCATGTCAAGATGAAAATGCCTGGTGGTTGTGATTTAGGGCCTAGACCAATTGACTTACATTTGAAAGGTTTTGAGGCATTAGGCGCTAAAGTTACCTATGAAAGAGGTTGTTATGTGATTGATGCTGATGAGTTAGTGGGAACGGATATTTTCTTAGATTTTGCTTCTGTTGGTGCCACGATTAATATCATGATGGCAGCGGTTTACGCAAAGGGCAGAACAACCATTGAAAATGCTGCGAAAGAGCCGGAAATCATTGATGTAGCCACTTTGTTAAATAATATGGGTGCTAAAGTTCGTGGGGCCGGTACAGATGTTATCACCATTGATGGTGTTAGTACGATGTATGGTTGTATTCATGAAATTATCCCTGACCGTATTGAAGCCGGTACTTTCTTGATTATGGCGGCGGCTTGTGGAAAGGATGTTACGATTAGTAATGTCATTCCAACACACTTAGAAGCCCTTACTTCCAAACTAAGAGATATGGGTGTTCCTTTAAAAATTGAAATCGATAAAATTATCGTTGGTGAAAGCCATTCTTTAAAAACAACCGATATTACCACCCGTATTTATCCCGGTTTTCCAACTGATTTACAACAACCTTTAACCGCCCTTTTAACCCAAGCGGATGGTGATTCTCGAGTGGAAGAAACAATTTATAAAGAACGTTTTAAGCATTGTGAAGAACTTAATAATATGGGGGCGAATATTGAAGTTGGAACTGGAGAAGCGATGATTCATGGTCCAACACCTTTGTTTGGCGCAAAAGTCGTCGCTACGGATCTTCGTTGTGGAGCAGCCATGTTGGTGGCAGGTTTGATTGCGAATGGGGTGACAGAAATCCATGATATTTATCATATTGAACGTGGTTATTCCGAAATCGACCAAAAATTGATTGCCTTGGGGGCGGAAATTTGGCGTGAAGAAGTGGAATAA
- the prmC gene encoding peptide chain release factor N(5)-glutamine methyltransferase: protein MSFLRELVLDYEKKALEKAISEETVMAYLVELSQRERYDLYLHFEEESPQDLEKEFCAGMERILKGEPMAHVLGYSWFYGYKILVNRDVLIPRYETEELCANILNRMDTFFSNAEKIDIADVGTGSGAIAITLCREEEKCVMRASDISSEAVDIAKKNAQLNEATIEFLVGNMLDPLLEKGIQLDVLVCNPPYIPQAEEMESSVVDYEPHVALFGGKDGLKYYREVFMNAHRILKEKAFMAFEMGWNQREAMTKLIKEILPEDRFEFLKDINGKDRMLFVYHNL, encoded by the coding sequence ATGAGTTTTTTAAGAGAATTGGTTCTTGATTATGAAAAGAAAGCGTTGGAAAAGGCTATTTCTGAAGAAACTGTTATGGCTTATTTGGTGGAATTGAGCCAAAGAGAACGCTATGATTTATACCTGCATTTTGAAGAAGAAAGCCCACAAGATTTAGAAAAAGAGTTCTGTGCCGGTATGGAAAGAATTCTCAAGGGTGAACCAATGGCACATGTGCTAGGCTACTCTTGGTTTTATGGCTATAAAATACTGGTGAATAGGGATGTTTTAATTCCTCGTTATGAAACGGAAGAATTGTGTGCCAATATTTTAAATCGTATGGATACTTTCTTTTCAAATGCAGAGAAAATAGATATTGCGGATGTTGGAACCGGATCAGGGGCTATCGCGATTACACTTTGCAGGGAAGAAGAAAAATGCGTGATGAGAGCGAGTGATATTTCTTCTGAGGCGGTAGATATAGCAAAGAAAAATGCACAGCTTAATGAAGCAACAATCGAATTCTTGGTTGGGAATATGTTGGATCCTTTATTGGAAAAAGGAATTCAGTTGGATGTTTTAGTGTGCAATCCGCCGTATATTCCTCAAGCGGAAGAAATGGAATCTTCTGTGGTAGACTATGAACCTCATGTGGCTTTATTTGGGGGGAAAGATGGATTGAAGTATTATCGAGAAGTCTTTATGAACGCTCATCGTATTTTAAAAGAAAAAGCTTTCATGGCTTTTGAAATGGGTTGGAACCAAAGAGAAGCGATGACGAAACTAATCAAAGAAATTTTACCGGAAGATCGCTTTGAATTTCTCAAAGATATCAATGGAAAAGATCGTATGTTGTTTGTATATCATAATCTTTAA
- the prfA gene encoding peptide chain release factor 1: MDAVREKLIEIEKRYQTITNDLMDEKVFSNPALLTKLSKEQASLTQSLEAWHKLKKLDNQIEQANEMLKESDPELKEMAKMELEECVPAQEELLEHIQHLLIPKDPDDDHDVIMEIRGGAGGDEGNIFAGDLYRMYIRYAEAKGWKIQVMEASASEAGGFSQVIFSIKGNEVYRDLKWESGVHRVQRVPKTESQGRVHTSTATVLCQPEAEEADIVIDPSDLTIETHRASGAGGQHINKTDSAVRIVHLPTGITVNCQDGRSQIENRETAMRLIRARVYEEIKRQRDEAAGAVRRAKIGTGDRSEKIRTYNYPQNRVTDHRIGLTITQLDRIMEGKLDGIIEGLQAEEEKRKLEESQG, translated from the coding sequence ATGGATGCAGTAAGAGAGAAACTAATTGAAATTGAAAAACGATACCAAACCATCACGAATGATTTGATGGATGAAAAGGTATTTAGCAATCCCGCTTTATTAACCAAATTATCCAAGGAACAAGCTTCCTTAACCCAATCGCTTGAAGCTTGGCATAAATTGAAAAAATTAGATAATCAAATTGAACAAGCCAATGAAATGTTAAAGGAAAGTGATCCCGAATTAAAAGAAATGGCGAAAATGGAATTGGAAGAATGTGTACCAGCGCAAGAAGAACTTTTAGAACACATTCAACATTTATTGATTCCAAAAGATCCTGATGATGATCATGATGTCATTATGGAAATCCGTGGTGGTGCTGGTGGTGATGAGGGTAATATTTTTGCGGGGGATTTGTATCGCATGTATATACGTTATGCGGAAGCGAAAGGTTGGAAGATTCAAGTCATGGAAGCCTCGGCTAGTGAAGCGGGTGGCTTTTCACAAGTTATTTTCTCCATTAAAGGAAATGAAGTGTACCGTGATTTAAAGTGGGAATCCGGTGTGCATCGAGTTCAACGTGTGCCTAAGACCGAATCGCAAGGACGTGTGCATACCTCCACAGCAACGGTACTTTGCCAACCGGAAGCGGAAGAAGCGGATATTGTCATTGACCCAAGTGATTTAACTATTGAAACTCATCGTGCTTCTGGGGCGGGTGGTCAGCACATTAATAAAACCGATTCAGCCGTTCGTATTGTCCACTTGCCAACAGGGATTACGGTTAACTGCCAAGATGGACGTTCACAAATTGAAAATAGAGAAACCGCCATGCGATTAATTCGTGCCCGTGTTTATGAAGAAATTAAGCGCCAAAGAGATGAAGCGGCCGGAGCGGTTCGTCGGGCTAAGATTGGTACCGGTGATCGGTCGGAAAAAATTCGTACCTATAACTACCCACAAAATCGTGTGACGGATCATCGCATTGGTTTAACCATTACGCAATTAGATCGCATTATGGAAGGTAAGCTGGATGGTATCATCGAAGGATTACAAGCGGAAGAGGAAAAGAGAAAACTAGAGGAAAGCCAAGGATGA